AGCCATAACAGATGGCGTGGACCAGGGCTTTGAACAGGTGGGGGGCGCTACTGCCCAGGGTCAGGTTGGCGATGGCGCTTTTCAATTGTTGGTCGGCGTCCGGGGAACGCCGGCCGTTGATCCAGTCCAGGGCAACCGGCAGGCTTTCCGATATCGGGATTTGCTCCGCAGCGGCCGAGAGTTCCGGGATCAGCCGGGCTGCTGCATCGGCCAACAGATCTGCCCGTTGTTTTTCGGTGAGTGCCGGGGAATGGAAAACCACCTTTTCCATGGGCCATAAAAGGAGATCCCGGAACCAAGCCAAAAGGTCGCCGAAAGCCGATTGTCCGGCCTCCAGCCCGGACATTCCCGGGATTACCGATCCGTCTACCTGGCCGCATATACCCGGCACCGTCCGCTCCCGGAGCCCTGGGTCCGGAGATACCATGATATCGCAGGTGGAAGTACCCATTACGCGTACCAGCGTGTTTTCTTCGATTTTGGCCCCGACCGCCCCGGCGTGCGCATCAAAGGTGCCAACGGCGAGGGCAGTTTGGGTTGTCAGGCCGAGTCTGTTCGCCCATTCGGCACTCAGGTGCCCGGCCAGCTGGTCGGAGGGGAAAGTATCCCGGTACAGACGGCCCCGCAATGTTCCCAGATAGGGGTCCAGTCGGGAGAGGAATGCCGTATCCGGCAACCCGCCCCAGGATGGGTGCCACATGGCCTTGTGGCCTGCGGCGCACCGGCTCCTTTTGAAGGCGGCCGGATCCTTACCGCCTGCAAGGAGGAATGTCATCAGGTCGCAATGCTCCATCCAGGACCAGGCGGCCTCCCGAACGGCGGCATCTTCCCGCACAATATGCAGGATCTTGGCCCAAAACCATTCAGAGGAATAGATCCCCCCGACATAGCGGGTGTAATCCGGCCCACCCCAGGCCCGGGTAAGCTCGTTGATCTCATCCGCTTCGGCCAGGGCCGTGTGGTCCTTCCAGAGCACCATCATGGCATTCGGGTTTTCCTCAAACCCCGGAACCAGGGCCAGGGGGGTCCCGTTTTCGGTCACCGGGACGGGGGAGGAGCCCGTGGTATCGATGCAGATGCCTTTTACCGTCTGCGGTTGGGCACCGCTTTTCCGAATGACTTCGCAAATAGTGGCCTCAACCCCCTCAATATGGTCCAGGGGGTGCTGCCGGAACCGGTTGGCAGCCGGGTCGCAGAATTTGCCGGCCTTCCAGCGCGGGTATGCGTATACAGCAGCAGCCTTTTCATTCCCGTCGGACGTGTCCACTAGCAGGGCGCGAACCGAATCGCTTCCGAAGTCCAATCCGATAACAAATTGCTCCATGGCTACTTTTTTACTTGTGGCTGCATAACGGGTGGTTGCCAGCCGGTTGCACGGGTGTGTTAGTTTTCCGAGAACACCAACACGGAGAACGGGGGCAGGCTGGCAGTCAGCATCCCGTTTCGAAACCGGAAATCCCTAAAGGAAACCGGCTTGATTTTTTCCGGATTGTCAAATGTATTGTGGTCCTGTAAGTTTCCGGAGCGCAGGATTGCCGCGTCCATATCGCCGGAGACGAGCCCCTTCAGGTTGAGGGATACCGGGTGGCTCCTGGAAGCGTCGATATTTACGAGGGATATGTGCACTTTTCCCTGGTCATCCCGGGAGGCGGAAACGGAAATCGCCGGCAGATCCTCCCCGTCCAGCGCGTAGACGGGCGATTCAAAATCAGTGTCCAGCAATGTGGCATCCTGGTGCACTTTATACATATGCATGACGTGGTAGGTGGGGGTCAACAGCATTTTTTCTTCATCCGTCAGTATCACCGCCTGCAGCACGTTGACGGTCTGGGCGAGGTTGGCCATTTTTACCCGGTCTGCATGATTGTTGAATATATTCAGCACCAGGCCCGCAATCATCGCGTCCCGCATGGTGTTTTGCTGGAACAAAAAGCCCGGGTTGGTACCATCAACCACGTCGTACCAGCCGCCCCATTCGTCCACCACCAGGTCCACGCGCCCCTGTGGGTCGTACCGGTCCATGATGGCCGTATGTTTTTCGATCAGTTCCTCCATGAGCCAGGAGCGCTGCATGGTCTGGAAATATTCAGATTCGTCAAAATCAACAGATGAACCCTTATCGCTCCAATCAATGACCGAGTAGTGGTGGAGGGCCACGCCCTGCAGCATGTCATGTGGGATGTTTTTCATCAGGACCTCGGTCCAGTTGTAGTCGTCGTCGCTGGCCCCGGAGGCAATCTTGTACAAACCACCTTCTATACCGCTGTCTGAAAGGAAGGTGGCGTATTTCCGGTAGATATCCGCGTAGTACTCGGGCCGCATGTGGCCGCCGCAACCCCAGGCTTCATTCCCGATACCCCAGTATTTCACCTTCCACGGCTTGTCCCTGCCGTTCTCGCGCCTCAGGTCGGACATCGGGCTCTTCCCGTCAAAATTCGTGTATTGCACCCAGTCGGCCAGCTCCTGAACGGTACCGCTGCCGACATTCCCTGAAATATAGGGCTCGGTTTCCAGCAATTCGCAGAGGTTCAGGAAATCGTGTGTGCCGAAACTGTTATCCTCGGTGACCCCGCCCCACCAGGTATTTACAATGGTGGGCCGGTCTGCCTTTGGGCCAATCCCGTCCTTCCAGTGGTATGTGTCCGCAAAGCACCCCCCGGGCCAGCGCAGGTTGGGGATCTCCAGGGCGCGCAGGGCGTCGACGATATCATTGCGGATTCCCGCCGTATTCGGAACCGGGCTCCCTTCGCCAACATAGAACCCGTCGTAGATACAGCGTCCCAGGTGTTCGGCAAAATGTCCGTAGATATGCCGGCTGATGGTCTCCGGTTGATCGGGTTCAACGACGCGGATGTTGGTGGCGGACTGTTGGCCGTAGCTGCTCAGGCAGCCGAGGGTCAAGAGATATACGAGCGTGAATCGGAACATGGTGTCGGTACTTGATGGTTGGTGATGATAAAGGCCGTGAAACAGACACGGCCTTTACCTTAACTAAAACTCAAAAAACTAATTCAAACAGTTCCGGCAACAATTCATTCCCGGAAGCACACAGAAGTGTTCTATCTACATTTCTAATGTAAGAAATCCGGCGCATTTAATCAAAAAAAGATTTTGAATTGCCTATTTTTAACAAATAAGGAAAAAAATGCTACTTTTTCCTAAAAATCATCAACACCTGCCGGGTAATTTCCCGGTCAGGTCCAGCTATTGGGTATGGAATTAAATTACTATACATCGGAGGACAAGGTGCTTTTGGCTGTAGATTGCATCATTTTCGGCTTCGATAAACACCACCTTAAAATTCTGCTGGTTAAGCGGAACATAGAACCGGAAAAGGGGAAGTGGTCCCTGATTGGCGGTTTCCTCAAGCAGGATGAAAACCTGGACGAGGCAGCTGCCCGGGTGCTGGAAACGCTTACCGGCCTGCACGACATCTATATGGAGCAGCTATACGCATACAGCAAAATAGACAGGGACCCGGGAAACCGGACGATTTCGGTGGCCTACTTTGCGCTGATCGATGTAGCATCGCACCAGTTTGAAGGCGTGCAACTGGAATCCGCCCAATGGTTCGACCTGGAGGAGGCGCCGAAACTGATTTTCGACCACGACCAAATGGTGGTAAAAGCTGTTTCCCGCCTGCGTCGCAGGGCGCTTACCATGCCCATCGGCTTTGAACTCCTGCCCGAGAAGTTTACCATGCGGCAGTTGCAGACGCTCTATGAGTCCATCCTGGATAAAAAGCTCGACAAACGGAATTTTGTCAACAAAATCAATTCCCTGGACATACTGATTAAATTGGACGAGAAGGATATGACGGTTGCCCGGAAAGGGGCTTACTTGTACACGTTTGACAAGGAAAAATACGATCGGAAAGTTGCCGAGGACGGGTTTAGCTTTAAGATCTGAATTGTTTTTGCCGGGGCCGCCTCCTGCCGGTCGCCCGGGTTTTACTTTCCATTTCCGCCTTCTTGTTTATGCGCCCGGACCTCCTCGGGGCTCAGACCCAGGAACTCGGCCGCATTGTTGTAAAAGATGTCCGCTTTTTGTTCCAGGCTCAGAAACCCGGCCGTATTGACATTCTCGATGGCCTGGTCAAAGGAGCCCTTGAAGGCCATCTGGTCTGTCCCGTACAGGATGCGCTTCCCGAACCCCGCATCCACCAGGGCTTTGAGATACGAGTGGAATTCGGCCCGGGGCAGGTTCCAACTGATCACCCCGATATCGACATAGAGCTGGGGATGGGCGTACATCAGGGCTTTCATATCCTCGAGATACGGCCAGCCGGCATGCATGATGTAGATTTTCAATTTCGGATGGGAAACCAGTACCCGTTCGATCTGCATCGGGTCGGCATTCGCCGCTCGAATCCCGGGGAAGCCCATGTACATGCCCCCGGGAGGACCTCCCGGGAAGATGTGGTACCCCACCGGGATCCCCAGGGATTCCGCCAGTTCAAAATACGGTTCCAATTCCGGGTCGTCGGCCTGGAGCCCATCGTAATAGGCAGTCATTTCGCCCATCACGTGCAATCGACCCGCCTCGTACATCCTCCTCAGGGTATCCGGCTCGGCGGTCCCCAACCCGATCAGGACACGGTCCGGGTCCTGGTCGTACCAGTCCGGGTGGTAATTGACCACGGCTTTGACGATTCGGTGTTCCTGCATTTTTTTAAATGTCCATTCCCTGTGCGCCTCAAGGTCCGGGGTAGTAGCGTAGGTTTTCCCGGTGATCGGATTTTGATAGGTAATCCCGAACATCCGGCTCGCCTGGCGGTAGGCGTGGACGTGCATATCGATAATAGGACCCGTGTAGGGCTCGCTCTGCGCATAGGCCGAAAACCCTGAAAACAGGAATACACAAGAGAGGATGGCTGTCTGTATGCAACCGGGGTTGCGGTTTTTTTTCATGGCAGGTCATTTTCTGGTAGTTCTCAAATCTAATGAAATCGTCCGTTACTCCCGTAAATCGGATACAAGTGCGTAAATTACAGATAAACAGGATGAAAGCCCGGGGAGTGAACGAAATGGAAGCTTGGCGCCGGCGCCGGGAGCCTGCTGTTAACCCTTAAAACCTATTGTTATGAACCCATTATTGTTTTTTGCAGTTTTGTTATTGGTTGTCGTCCTATCCGGGATTCGCATTGTCTATGAGTACAAGCGGGCCCTGAAATTCCGCTTTGGGAAATATGTAAAAACGCTTCAGCCCGGCTTTCGCTGGATCATCCCCCTGGTGGAAACCATCCAGAAGGTGGATATCCGGGTAATTACCATCAATATTGTTTCCCAGGAAGTCATGACCGAAGACAATGTCCCCTGCAGCATCGACGGGGTGGTATTCTTCCGGATCAGGGATCCTGAAAAGGCCGTACTGGAAGTAGAAGAGTACAATTTTGCTATTACCCAGTTGTCCCAGGCTGCCCTGCGGGATGTTTGCGGGAAGGTGGAACTCGATACGATCCTCTCAAAACGGGAGGAAATGGGAAATAATATCAAGATTACGGTG
This genomic window from Robiginitalea biformata HTCC2501 contains:
- a CDS encoding ribulokinase — translated: MEQFVIGLDFGSDSVRALLVDTSDGNEKAAAVYAYPRWKAGKFCDPAANRFRQHPLDHIEGVEATICEVIRKSGAQPQTVKGICIDTTGSSPVPVTENGTPLALVPGFEENPNAMMVLWKDHTALAEADEINELTRAWGGPDYTRYVGGIYSSEWFWAKILHIVREDAAVREAAWSWMEHCDLMTFLLAGGKDPAAFKRSRCAAGHKAMWHPSWGGLPDTAFLSRLDPYLGTLRGRLYRDTFPSDQLAGHLSAEWANRLGLTTQTALAVGTFDAHAGAVGAKIEENTLVRVMGTSTCDIMVSPDPGLRERTVPGICGQVDGSVIPGMSGLEAGQSAFGDLLAWFRDLLLWPMEKVVFHSPALTEKQRADLLADAAARLIPELSAAAEQIPISESLPVALDWINGRRSPDADQQLKSAIANLTLGSSAPHLFKALVHAICYGSKKIVDRFEAEGVSIHSVIGVGGVARKSGFIMQTLANVLNRPIAVAASDQAPALGAAIYAAVAAGIHPDIPAAARIMGSPVEVTFQPEPEAAAVLEEEFRVYEKLGAFAATLARDAQMQKT
- a CDS encoding alpha-N-arabinofuranosidase → MFRFTLVYLLTLGCLSSYGQQSATNIRVVEPDQPETISRHIYGHFAEHLGRCIYDGFYVGEGSPVPNTAGIRNDIVDALRALEIPNLRWPGGCFADTYHWKDGIGPKADRPTIVNTWWGGVTEDNSFGTHDFLNLCELLETEPYISGNVGSGTVQELADWVQYTNFDGKSPMSDLRRENGRDKPWKVKYWGIGNEAWGCGGHMRPEYYADIYRKYATFLSDSGIEGGLYKIASGASDDDYNWTEVLMKNIPHDMLQGVALHHYSVIDWSDKGSSVDFDESEYFQTMQRSWLMEELIEKHTAIMDRYDPQGRVDLVVDEWGGWYDVVDGTNPGFLFQQNTMRDAMIAGLVLNIFNNHADRVKMANLAQTVNVLQAVILTDEEKMLLTPTYHVMHMYKVHQDATLLDTDFESPVYALDGEDLPAISVSASRDDQGKVHISLVNIDASRSHPVSLNLKGLVSGDMDAAILRSGNLQDHNTFDNPEKIKPVSFRDFRFRNGMLTASLPPFSVLVFSEN
- a CDS encoding NUDIX hydrolase, translated to MELNYYTSEDKVLLAVDCIIFGFDKHHLKILLVKRNIEPEKGKWSLIGGFLKQDENLDEAAARVLETLTGLHDIYMEQLYAYSKIDRDPGNRTISVAYFALIDVASHQFEGVQLESAQWFDLEEAPKLIFDHDQMVVKAVSRLRRRALTMPIGFELLPEKFTMRQLQTLYESILDKKLDKRNFVNKINSLDILIKLDEKDMTVARKGAYLYTFDKEKYDRKVAEDGFSFKI
- a CDS encoding amidohydrolase family protein, which translates into the protein MKKNRNPGCIQTAILSCVFLFSGFSAYAQSEPYTGPIIDMHVHAYRQASRMFGITYQNPITGKTYATTPDLEAHREWTFKKMQEHRIVKAVVNYHPDWYDQDPDRVLIGLGTAEPDTLRRMYEAGRLHVMGEMTAYYDGLQADDPELEPYFELAESLGIPVGYHIFPGGPPGGMYMGFPGIRAANADPMQIERVLVSHPKLKIYIMHAGWPYLEDMKALMYAHPQLYVDIGVISWNLPRAEFHSYLKALVDAGFGKRILYGTDQMAFKGSFDQAIENVNTAGFLSLEQKADIFYNNAAEFLGLSPEEVRAHKQEGGNGK
- a CDS encoding slipin family protein; amino-acid sequence: MNPLLFFAVLLLVVVLSGIRIVYEYKRALKFRFGKYVKTLQPGFRWIIPLVETIQKVDIRVITINIVSQEVMTEDNVPCSIDGVVFFRIRDPEKAVLEVEEYNFAITQLSQAALRDVCGKVELDTILSKREEMGNNIKITVEQETAGWGIDILDVKIKDIQLPENMRRMMANQAEAERSRRARVILAQAEEQAAGTLLAAGKMIDQSPSAIKLRLYQTLSNIAAEKNSTILFPFPEEAIHRSSK